A region of the Thermodesulfobacteriota bacterium genome:
CCGCCATTTCGAGGAGCCTCCGGGTCAGCCCGATCTTCTTCTCGGCCTGATAATTTCCGGTCAGGTAGTGGCAGTCTCCCGGATGGCATCCCAGGATCATGACGCCATCGTAACCCGATAGAAAGGCCCTCGGGACGAAGGCGGGATCGACCCTTCCGGAGCACATCACCCGGATGACCCGGGTGTTGGGCGGATACTGGAACCGGGAGATCCCGGCCAGGTCCGCGCCGGCATAGGCGCACCAGTTACAGAGGAAGGACAAGATTTTCGGTTCGAAGGTCATAGGTTCACCCTTTTTCAGGCCGCCTCCTCCCTTTTCGGGTGGCTGAGGGCCTCGATCTGGGCGATCAACTGTTCGTCGGAGAAGTGGTAGACCGAGGCAGCCCTCTGCGGGCAGCTGGCGCTGCAGACGCCGCATCCCTTGCACGAGGCCGCGATCGTCTCGGCCTTGCTCCCTTTTTCGGTCTCCACGACCCGGATGGCATTGAAGGGGCAGAGAAGTTCGCAGAGGCCACATCCCACGCAACGGGTCTGATCGACGGTGGAGATCGTCGGAAGGACGCTGACATAGCCTTTGGCCAAGGCGGCCGTGGCCCGGGCGACCGCGGCCTCCGCCTGAGAGATCGTTTCGCTGATGTTCTTGGGGAAATGGGCCAGCCCGGCGAGGAAGATCCCATCTGTGGCGAAATCGACCGGCCGGAGTTTCATGTGGGCCTCGAGGAAGAATCCGTCCGAGGTCAGCGGGACCTTGAGCATCTTCGCCAGCGATTCGTTCTCATAGGGGAGGAGGGCGCTCGAGAGGACCACCAGGTCAGGCCGAAGCTCAACCTCCTCTCCGAGGATCTGGTCTCTCACCTTGAGCAGAAGGTTTCCTTCCGAAAGGCGAAGCTCCGGTTTCGCCTCAAGGTCATAAGGGAGGAAGATCACGCCCTTCTCCCGCGCCTCGTTGTAGTACCGTTCCATCCTGCCGTAGGTCCGGATATCTCGGTAGAGGATGGTCACCTGGGCCTCGGGATACCTCTCCTTGATCCTCAGGGCATTCTTGATGGCGACGGAGCAGCAGATCCGGCTGCAGTAGGGACGTTCGGGGATTCTCGATCCTACGCACTGGATCATGGCGACATGGCGAGGGGGATTCCCCGCCTCTCCCGATAGGGCGAGCCTCTCTTCCAGCTCCCTCTGGGTCATCACCCTCGGGTCCTCGCCGTAAAGGTACTCCTCGGGCCTCCATTCCCTTCCTCCCACCGCGACGATGACGACGCCGTGTTCGTATTCCGTCTCGCCTCCGTCGTTGGCAATGGTCGACTTGAAGTTCCCGATATATCCCTCGAGACGCTTCAACTCCGATCGAGTAAAGACCCGGATGCGCGGATGGTCGAGGACCTCCTTGACCACTTGTCGGAGGAGGGCCTGAGGGTCGTTTCCTTCGAGGGTATAGTAAAGATGCCGGAGATGGCCTCCGAGCTCGGCCTCTCGCTCGATGATCGCACAATCGATCCCCTGACGGGCCAGGCCGAGGCCGGCGATCATGCCGGCAAGGCCTCCTCCAAGGACCAGACCTCGCTTGATCACCTCGACCTGGGGCTCTTTCAACGGTTGGAGGAGGTGAGATTTGGCCACGGCCATCCGGAGCAGTTCCTTCGCCTTCTCCGTGGCCTCTTTCGGCTGGTGCATGTGGACCCAGGAACACTGATCCCGGATGTTGGTCATCTCGAAGAGGTACTTGTTGAGGCCACTCTCGCGGATCGTCTCCTGGAACATAGGCTCATGGGTCCGGGGCGAGCAGGAGGCGACGACGACGCGGTTGAGCCGGTGCTCCTCGATGGCCTTCTTGATCTTCTCCTGGGTGTCCTGGGAGCAGGTGTAGAGATTCTCTTCGACGTAGACCACCCCCTGGAGGGTCTTTGCATACTCCTTCACTTCAGGGACATTGACCACCCCGCCGATGTTGATCCCGCAGTGGCAGACGAAGACGCCGATACGGGGACCCTCTCCGCTCACGTCCCGTTCCTCGGGATAGTCCTTCCTCCGGGTCAGGGAACCCCGGACCTCGGAGAGGAGGGCCGAGGCCGCAGCCACCGCGCCACTGGCCTGGGCAACGGTCTCGGGGATATCCTTCGGTCCCTGAAAGGCGCCGCAGACATAGATCCCTGGCCGGCTGGTCTGAAGGGGCGAGAATTCCAGGGTCTTGCAGAACCCGTAAGCGTCCAGGTCGATGCCGAGCTTTGAGGCCAGCTCTTTGGCTCCTCCGGAAGCCGTCAGGCCAACGGAGAGGACGACGAGATCGAACTCTTCCTCGACGAGCCTTCCCTCTGGACTGACATAGGAGAGGAGGAGGTTCTTCGACTTCGGTCTTTCCGAGATCTTGGAGACCATGGAGCGGATGAACCGGACTCCGTATTCCCGTTTGGCCCTCTCGACATAGGCATCGAACTCTTTTCCATGGGCCCGGATGTCCATATAGAAAAGGGTGGGTTCCACCTCAGGATGGTGCTCCTTGGCGATCACCGCCTCCTTCACGGCGTACATGCAGCAGACCGAGCTGCAGTATTCATTCCCGGCCTGGCCGGTCCGATCCCTCGAACCCGCGCACTGGATCCAGGCCACCTTCTTCGGGGCCTTGCGATCCGATGGCCGCAGAAGATTCCCCTGGAAGGGGCCCGAGGCGCTGAGGATCCGTTCGAACTGGATGCTCGTGATCACATTCGGAAACCTTCCGTACCCATAAGGGATGAGGCGGTCCGCCTCGAATTCGTCAAAGCCAGGGCTGAGGATGATCGAGCCGACCTGGAACCGCAGGATCTCTTCCTCCATCTGATGCTGGATGGCCCCTGCCTTGCAGACGGCCACGCACTGGAGACACTCCGAGCAGAGTCCGCAGTTCAGACAGCGGAGGGCCTCTGTCCTGGCTTCGTCTTCGGTGAATCCTTTCCTCACCTCGGCGAAGGTCCGCCTCCTCTTTTCGAGGGGGATCGTGGCCATAAGGACCCTCGGAGCCCGGGGTTGCCCTGCGTAGATCTCTTCAAAGGTCGCCTTTTTGGGATGGGGTCTCTCCCTGCCCTCCCGGAGGTCCAACCCCCTGAGGAATCGGTCGATCGAGAGGGCCGCCTCTTTACCTGCAGCCACGGCATCGATCGCGATCGAGGGACCGCTGACGGCATCGCCGCCAGCGAAGACGCCCCTTCGCGAGGTCTCGAAGGTGATAGGATCGACCTTGATCGTCCCCTGGGGGGTCGTTTCGAGCTCCGCTCCCTTCAGGAAGGAGAGATCGGGCCTCTGGCCGATGGCCGGGATGACCGTATCGACCTCGATCGTGAACTCCGAACCCGGGATCGGAATGGGCCTTCTCCTCCCGGAGGCGTCGGGTTCTCCAAGCTCCATCCGGACGCACCGGAGCGAGACCGCCTTCCCCTCCCGACGGGCGATCTCCACCGGCGCGGCCAGGAACTGGAACCGAACCCCTTCCTCCCCTGCCTCCCGGACATCCTCTTCGTAGGCGGGCATCTCTTCTCGCGATCGGCGATAGAGGATCGTGACCTCCTCCGCACCCAGCCTGAGGGCCGAGCGGGCCGCATCGACGGCCACGTTTCCACCTCCGATCACCGCCACCCTTCTTCCGATCTCGACCTTCTCGCCGAGGTTGACCTTTCTCAGAAAGACCACCCCCGGGATGACGGCGGGGTCGTCCTCGCCCGGGATGTTCATCTTCTGATCCAGATGGGCGCCCACGCCGAGAAAGACGGACCGATATCCCTGCCCAAAAAGGTCCTCGATCGTGAAATCGGATCCGAGGGCCGCGTTCGTTCTGATCTCCACGCCCAGGGATCGGATGGCCTCGATCTCTTCGGAGAGGACCTCTCTCGGAAGGCGATAGGCAGGGATTCCGGTTCGGAGCATCCCCCCTAAGACCGGGAGGGCCTCGAAGATCGTCACCCGATATCCCTTCAGGGCCAGATAGGCCGCCGCGGTCAGGCCCGCAGGGCCCGAGCCGATGATGGCCACCTTCTCGTTTTTAGGTTCCTCCTTTTTGGAGGAGAGGGATGGTTTCACCCGGTCGGCGACGAATCGCTTCAGCTCGCAGATGGACACCGGTTCATCAAGGTCCTTCCGGTTGCACTCCTTCTCGCAGGGGTGGGGGCAGATCCTCCCGAGGACCCCCGGAAGAGGGAGGTTCTCCCAGATTAGAGACAGGGCTTCCTCGTACTTTCCTGTCCCGATGAGGGCCACGTATCCCTGCACATTGATGCCTGCCGGGCAGGCGAGGCGGCAAGGAGCCCGATCCCCTTTCTCGATCGTAAAGATATTGGGAAATGCCTGGGCATAGGGAC
Encoded here:
- a CDS encoding NAD(P)-binding protein, with the protein product MAEKVGAVMVVGGGIAGIQASLDLAESGYYVYLVESSPAIGGAMAQLDKTFPTNDCSMCILSPKLVEAGRHLNILPLTYSEVVEVQGEPGCFEVTVRKKPRYVDPSKCTGCGECPSVCPVPLKSQFDEGLIDRKAIYRPYAQAFPNIFTIEKGDRAPCRLACPAGINVQGYVALIGTGKYEEALSLIWENLPLPGVLGRICPHPCEKECNRKDLDEPVSICELKRFVADRVKPSLSSKKEEPKNEKVAIIGSGPAGLTAAAYLALKGYRVTIFEALPVLGGMLRTGIPAYRLPREVLSEEIEAIRSLGVEIRTNAALGSDFTIEDLFGQGYRSVFLGVGAHLDQKMNIPGEDDPAVIPGVVFLRKVNLGEKVEIGRRVAVIGGGNVAVDAARSALRLGAEEVTILYRRSREEMPAYEEDVREAGEEGVRFQFLAAPVEIARREGKAVSLRCVRMELGEPDASGRRRPIPIPGSEFTIEVDTVIPAIGQRPDLSFLKGAELETTPQGTIKVDPITFETSRRGVFAGGDAVSGPSIAIDAVAAGKEAALSIDRFLRGLDLREGRERPHPKKATFEEIYAGQPRAPRVLMATIPLEKRRRTFAEVRKGFTEDEARTEALRCLNCGLCSECLQCVAVCKAGAIQHQMEEEILRFQVGSIILSPGFDEFEADRLIPYGYGRFPNVITSIQFERILSASGPFQGNLLRPSDRKAPKKVAWIQCAGSRDRTGQAGNEYCSSVCCMYAVKEAVIAKEHHPEVEPTLFYMDIRAHGKEFDAYVERAKREYGVRFIRSMVSKISERPKSKNLLLSYVSPEGRLVEEEFDLVVLSVGLTASGGAKELASKLGIDLDAYGFCKTLEFSPLQTSRPGIYVCGAFQGPKDIPETVAQASGAVAAASALLSEVRGSLTRRKDYPEERDVSGEGPRIGVFVCHCGINIGGVVNVPEVKEYAKTLQGVVYVEENLYTCSQDTQEKIKKAIEEHRLNRVVVASCSPRTHEPMFQETIRESGLNKYLFEMTNIRDQCSWVHMHQPKEATEKAKELLRMAVAKSHLLQPLKEPQVEVIKRGLVLGGGLAGMIAGLGLARQGIDCAIIEREAELGGHLRHLYYTLEGNDPQALLRQVVKEVLDHPRIRVFTRSELKRLEGYIGNFKSTIANDGGETEYEHGVVIVAVGGREWRPEEYLYGEDPRVMTQRELEERLALSGEAGNPPRHVAMIQCVGSRIPERPYCSRICCSVAIKNALRIKERYPEAQVTILYRDIRTYGRMERYYNEAREKGVIFLPYDLEAKPELRLSEGNLLLKVRDQILGEEVELRPDLVVLSSALLPYENESLAKMLKVPLTSDGFFLEAHMKLRPVDFATDGIFLAGLAHFPKNISETISQAEAAVARATAALAKGYVSVLPTISTVDQTRCVGCGLCELLCPFNAIRVVETEKGSKAETIAASCKGCGVCSASCPQRAASVYHFSDEQLIAQIEALSHPKREEAA